A single region of the Streptomyces virginiae genome encodes:
- a CDS encoding DUF6081 family protein, whose translation MSKRPRPLRYAIALVAALTAVTVPASAAEGPAVAGGYDIVWDDFRAGFSHTGENAKWSLSPTGALPHGDGRPTTSASGLTVVPTGTDPATGRPAFAFTGGQESAGGIGDGDHLKWYAVANHRASTGVTGFDAVPGQVLTCRTQLSSRTTGADRHPFGTAVTDARDDLRLGAGAMSVIDFETNLVFDFFVTDERVHAFYERLPTPGSTYAAFSYALPVATRDPGRRHDLAIAFDRAAGKAVWKVDGREVLAVDDLGHVPADRSHLILDHGGTEETVSPRQLSCGIGMFTLLDAAGPDGRGLVRLSDRPDYYYDPARGAPRPERFLDDASRPDNRLWGQGVKLQVGKVAIASRPGRL comes from the coding sequence ATGAGCAAGAGACCCCGACCCCTGAGGTACGCGATCGCACTCGTCGCGGCCCTCACGGCGGTGACCGTGCCGGCGAGCGCGGCCGAAGGACCGGCCGTCGCGGGCGGCTACGACATCGTCTGGGACGACTTCCGCGCGGGCTTCTCCCACACCGGCGAGAACGCCAAGTGGTCCCTGAGCCCGACCGGCGCACTGCCCCACGGTGACGGCCGGCCGACGACCTCGGCGAGCGGCCTGACGGTCGTACCCACCGGCACCGACCCGGCCACCGGCCGACCCGCCTTCGCCTTCACCGGCGGCCAGGAGTCGGCGGGCGGTATCGGCGACGGGGACCACCTCAAGTGGTACGCCGTCGCCAACCACCGGGCCTCCACCGGCGTCACCGGCTTCGACGCGGTCCCCGGCCAGGTGCTGACCTGCCGCACCCAGCTCTCCTCGCGCACCACCGGCGCCGACCGCCATCCCTTCGGCACGGCGGTCACCGACGCCCGGGACGACCTGAGGCTCGGCGCCGGGGCCATGTCCGTCATCGACTTCGAGACGAACCTGGTCTTCGACTTCTTCGTCACCGACGAGCGCGTCCACGCCTTCTACGAGCGGCTCCCCACGCCCGGCTCCACCTACGCGGCGTTCTCCTACGCCCTCCCGGTCGCCACCCGGGACCCCGGCCGCCGACACGACCTGGCCATCGCCTTCGACAGGGCGGCGGGCAAGGCCGTCTGGAAGGTCGACGGTCGCGAGGTCCTCGCCGTCGACGACCTCGGCCACGTCCCGGCCGACCGGAGCCACCTGATCCTCGACCACGGCGGGACCGAGGAGACCGTCTCGCCGCGCCAGCTGTCCTGCGGCATCGGCATGTTCACGTTGCTCGACGCGGCGGGCCCCGACGGCCGCGGCCTGGTCAGGCTCAGCGACCGACCCGACTACTACTACGACCCGGCCCGCGGCGCCCCACGCCCCGAGCGGTTCCTCGACGACGCGAGCCGGCCCGACAACCGGCTGTGGGGGCAGGGCGTGAAGCTGCAGGTCGGCAAGGTCGCCATCGCCTCCCGGCCGGGAAGGCTCTGA
- a CDS encoding aquaporin, with product MTRTSLDTGPRTEGPPVRARRRMPRLLEVALYEFALSTAMLFTVVTAVRWMAGPGTPFAALFPTPTTQLVAMGLLVGVIVALVLGPSMRRETAGHLNPAVSIGLWLLRVLPARVVAPFVVAQLAGSVAGVALARLAWGEAAARVGHAALRPAADWSIGAVFAAEAAAMAVIMLITAFAGTRPHLLKYLPAVVGACVAAVIVFLGPLSGGGANPARQFGPALVSGTTGLLWVYVLAPVAGSLFAALVAGLLKWRAPAR from the coding sequence ATGACCAGAACTTCCCTCGACACCGGTCCACGGACCGAAGGACCCCCCGTACGCGCGCGCAGGCGGATGCCGCGCCTCCTGGAGGTCGCCCTTTACGAGTTCGCGCTGTCCACCGCCATGCTGTTCACCGTGGTCACGGCCGTCCGTTGGATGGCGGGACCCGGCACGCCCTTCGCGGCGCTCTTCCCGACGCCGACCACCCAACTCGTGGCCATGGGGCTGCTGGTCGGCGTGATCGTCGCGCTCGTACTCGGGCCGTCCATGCGCCGGGAGACCGCCGGGCACCTGAACCCGGCCGTCAGCATCGGGCTGTGGCTGCTGCGGGTCCTGCCCGCCCGGGTGGTGGCGCCGTTCGTCGTGGCGCAGCTGGCCGGCTCGGTGGCCGGCGTGGCTCTGGCGCGCCTGGCGTGGGGGGAGGCCGCCGCACGGGTCGGGCACGCCGCGCTGCGGCCGGCCGCCGACTGGAGCATCGGGGCGGTGTTCGCCGCGGAGGCCGCCGCCATGGCCGTGATCATGCTGATCACGGCCTTCGCCGGGACGCGCCCGCATCTGCTGAAGTACCTGCCCGCGGTGGTGGGGGCCTGTGTCGCCGCCGTGATCGTCTTCCTCGGGCCGCTCTCGGGCGGGGGCGCCAATCCGGCGCGCCAGTTCGGCCCCGCGCTGGTCTCCGGCACGACCGGGCTGCTGTGGGTCTACGTACTGGCCCCGGTCGCGGGCTCGTTGTTCGCGGCCCTGGTGGCCGGGCTGCTGAAGTGGCGGGCTCCGGCGCGGTAG
- the asnB gene encoding asparagine synthase (glutamine-hydrolyzing): MCGLAGWVDFERDLTAHTETASAMTGTMECRGPDAGGLWTSTHAILGHRRLAIIDLEGGKQPMVADADDPTQPVITYTGEVYNFQELREELRGLGHEFRTTSDTEVVLRAYVEWGAGFADRLNGIYAFAIWDPRTEELLLIRDRMGVKPLYYYPTTAGVLFGSEPKAILAHDEAEAVVDAEGLKEIFSIVKTPGHAVYQGMYEVKPATIVRFTREGRSEEKYWELTAQPHTDDLDTTIATVRELLEDIVERQLVADVTVGTLLSGGLDSSAVTALAAKALTKQGVEQPIRAFSVDFVGHDERFEANVQWADPDTPFAVEVAERVGAEHIIVELDNEDILDPEVRGTVLRAQDLPVSTGDMEYSLLVLCRALKEQMTVALSGEAADELFGGYTWFHDKEAVESNSFPWHHPFEKAGGIGALRTVGLWDKLGLTEYVKGRYAEALDEVPRLDGESGLEERMREVTYLNLTRWENFLLDRKDRISMAVSLEVRVPFTDHRLVEYVYNTPWAMKTFDGREKSLLRASMRGLLPDSVLDRKKNPYPSTQDRRYELALREQVEALLVEGAPVLRLVSEADIRKLLDVPEGSYGVGGPWSARAVLERLIEFDTWVRAYDVRVEL; encoded by the coding sequence ATGTGCGGCCTTGCCGGATGGGTTGACTTCGAGCGCGATCTGACGGCGCACACCGAGACCGCGTCGGCCATGACGGGCACCATGGAGTGCCGCGGCCCGGACGCGGGTGGGCTGTGGACCTCGACCCACGCGATCCTCGGCCACCGTCGCCTGGCGATCATCGACCTCGAGGGCGGAAAGCAGCCCATGGTCGCCGACGCGGACGACCCCACGCAGCCGGTGATCACGTACACCGGCGAGGTGTACAACTTCCAGGAGCTGCGTGAAGAACTCCGCGGCCTGGGCCACGAGTTCCGCACCACCAGCGACACCGAGGTCGTGCTGCGCGCCTACGTCGAGTGGGGCGCCGGCTTCGCCGATCGCCTCAACGGCATCTACGCCTTCGCCATCTGGGACCCGCGCACCGAGGAACTCCTCCTCATCCGCGACCGGATGGGCGTCAAGCCGCTCTACTACTACCCCACCACCGCCGGTGTGCTCTTCGGCTCCGAGCCCAAGGCGATCCTGGCCCACGACGAGGCCGAGGCGGTCGTCGACGCCGAGGGCCTCAAGGAGATCTTCAGCATCGTCAAGACCCCCGGGCACGCCGTCTACCAGGGCATGTACGAGGTCAAGCCAGCCACGATCGTCCGCTTCACCCGCGAGGGCCGCAGCGAGGAGAAGTACTGGGAGCTGACGGCCCAGCCGCACACCGACGACCTCGACACCACGATCGCCACCGTCCGCGAGCTGCTGGAGGACATCGTCGAGCGCCAGCTCGTCGCCGACGTCACCGTCGGCACCCTGCTCTCGGGCGGCCTGGACTCCAGCGCGGTGACCGCCCTCGCCGCCAAGGCCCTCACCAAGCAGGGCGTCGAGCAGCCCATCCGGGCCTTCTCCGTGGACTTCGTCGGCCACGACGAGCGCTTCGAGGCCAACGTCCAGTGGGCCGACCCGGACACCCCGTTCGCCGTCGAGGTCGCCGAGCGGGTCGGCGCGGAGCACATCATCGTCGAACTCGACAACGAGGACATCCTCGACCCCGAGGTGCGCGGCACCGTCCTGCGCGCCCAGGACCTGCCGGTCTCCACCGGCGACATGGAGTACTCGCTCCTCGTCCTGTGCCGGGCGCTCAAGGAGCAGATGACCGTCGCGCTGTCCGGCGAGGCGGCGGACGAACTCTTCGGCGGCTACACCTGGTTCCACGACAAGGAGGCCGTCGAGTCGAACAGCTTCCCCTGGCACCACCCCTTCGAGAAGGCCGGTGGCATCGGCGCCCTCAGGACGGTCGGCCTGTGGGACAAGCTCGGCCTCACCGAGTACGTCAAGGGACGCTACGCCGAAGCCCTGGACGAGGTGCCCCGCCTGGACGGCGAGAGCGGCCTCGAAGAGCGGATGCGCGAGGTCACGTACCTCAACCTGACCCGCTGGGAGAACTTCCTGCTGGACCGCAAGGACCGGATCAGCATGGCGGTCAGCCTGGAGGTGCGCGTCCCGTTCACCGACCACCGCCTCGTCGAGTACGTCTACAACACCCCCTGGGCGATGAAGACCTTCGACGGCCGGGAGAAGAGCCTGCTGCGCGCCTCCATGCGCGGCCTGCTGCCGGACTCGGTCCTCGACCGCAAGAAGAACCCGTACCCCTCCACCCAGGACCGCAGGTACGAACTGGCCCTGCGCGAGCAGGTCGAGGCCCTTCTCGTCGAAGGCGCCCCGGTGCTGCGGCTCGTCTCGGAGGCCGACATCCGCAAGCTGCTCGACGTGCCCGAGGGCTCCTACGGGGTCGGCGGCCCGTGGAGTGCCCGCGCCGTCCTGGAGCGCCTGATCGAGTTCGACACCTGGGTCCGCGCGTACGACGTCCGCGTCGAGCTCTGA
- a CDS encoding DsbA family oxidoreductase, translating to MVNDTTAPTVTVWSDIGCPWASLALHTLHAAAERRQVALAVDHRAFPLELFNREPTPKFIVDPEVQAIAAHRPELGWRLWNGPAHTYPVTTLPALEAVQAAKDPAIGGLRGSDELDSALRKAFYADSRCISVHAVILDVAERCAHVDAKALAAALARGGGRAEVYEQWGTAEGPQIQGSPHFFAAGGYASHNPGATFTWTGSPYEGGLPRLDAYSTAWADELLDTLHRDQ from the coding sequence ATGGTGAACGACACCACCGCCCCGACGGTGACCGTCTGGTCGGACATCGGCTGCCCCTGGGCGAGTCTCGCCCTGCACACCCTGCACGCCGCCGCCGAGCGGCGACAGGTCGCACTGGCCGTCGACCACCGGGCCTTCCCGCTGGAGCTGTTCAACCGGGAACCCACCCCCAAGTTCATCGTGGACCCGGAGGTCCAGGCGATCGCCGCCCACCGGCCCGAGCTCGGCTGGCGGCTGTGGAACGGCCCGGCGCACACCTACCCCGTGACCACGCTGCCCGCGCTGGAGGCGGTCCAGGCCGCCAAGGACCCCGCGATCGGCGGACTGCGCGGCAGCGACGAGCTGGACAGCGCCCTGCGCAAGGCCTTCTACGCCGACAGCAGGTGCATCAGCGTCCACGCGGTGATCCTCGACGTCGCCGAGAGGTGCGCGCACGTCGACGCGAAGGCCCTGGCCGCCGCGCTGGCCAGGGGCGGCGGCCGGGCCGAGGTCTACGAGCAGTGGGGCACGGCCGAGGGCCCGCAGATCCAGGGCAGCCCGCACTTCTTCGCGGCCGGCGGCTACGCCTCGCACAACCCCGGCGCCACCTTCACCTGGACCGGATCCCCCTACGAGGGCGGCCTCCCGCGCCTGGACGCCTACAGCACCGCCTGGGCCGATGAACTGCTCGACACCCTTCACCGAGATCAGTAG
- a CDS encoding SDR family oxidoreductase, with product MSARFAGRVALVAGAGDGICRAAAVAFAREGARVLVAGPDPEELAGTLKLIRDAGGEAHSVVADLTRGGSAAAARMVDAAVERFGALDIAFNNATVTGPNSNVADIAEDVWADTLAANLTGVFMAMKHELAHMESHGRGVIVNTACNMANSGRLVGMSAYAASKAALSALTRTAAHEYIGKGIRINAISPGPAHEAGTDHADGATAEEVAETVVWLCSDEASFVVGHDMVLDKKTVV from the coding sequence ATGTCAGCACGATTCGCCGGAAGGGTGGCCCTGGTCGCGGGAGCCGGCGACGGCATCTGCCGGGCGGCGGCCGTCGCCTTCGCCCGGGAGGGCGCACGCGTCCTGGTGGCCGGGCCCGACCCGGAGGAACTGGCGGGCACGCTGAAGCTGATCCGCGACGCCGGAGGCGAGGCCCACAGCGTCGTGGCGGACCTGACGCGGGGCGGCTCGGCCGCCGCCGCGCGCATGGTGGACGCGGCCGTGGAGCGGTTCGGCGCGCTGGACATCGCCTTCAACAACGCGACCGTCACCGGGCCGAACAGCAACGTCGCCGACATCGCCGAGGACGTGTGGGCTGACACCCTCGCCGCCAACCTCACCGGGGTCTTCATGGCGATGAAGCACGAGCTCGCGCACATGGAGTCCCACGGGCGCGGAGTGATCGTGAACACCGCCTGCAACATGGCGAACAGCGGCCGGCTGGTGGGCATGAGCGCCTACGCGGCGTCGAAGGCGGCACTGAGCGCCCTGACCCGCACCGCCGCGCACGAGTACATCGGCAAGGGCATCCGGATCAACGCGATCAGCCCCGGCCCGGCGCACGAGGCGGGGACGGACCACGCCGACGGGGCGACCGCCGAGGAGGTGGCCGAGACGGTCGTGTGGCTCTGCTCCGACGAGGCGTCCTTCGTCGTCGGCCACGACATGGTGCTCGACAAGAAGACCGTGGTCTGA
- the aroC gene encoding chorismate synthase encodes MSRLRWLTAGESHGPALVATLEGLPAGVPVTTELVADHLARRRLGYGRGARMKFEQDEITFLGGVRHGLSQGSPIAVMIGNTEWPKWETVMSADPVDPSLLKETGRNAALTRPRPGHADLAGMQKYGFSEARPILERASARETAARVALGAVARSFIKEVAGIEIVSHVVELASAKAPYGVYPTPADVEQLDADPVRCLDADASKAMVAEIDQAHKDGDTLGGVVEVLAYGVPVGLGSHVHWDRRLDARLAAALMGIQAIKGVEVGDGFDLARVPGSKAHDEIVSTPEGIRRTSGRSGGTEGGLTTGELLRVRAAMKPIATVPKALATVDVATGEAAVAHHQRSDVCAVPAAGIVAEAMVALVLADAVVEKFGGDSVPETRRNVRSYLDNLQIR; translated from the coding sequence CTGAGCAGGTTGCGTTGGCTGACCGCCGGGGAGTCCCACGGACCGGCACTGGTGGCGACGTTGGAGGGCCTTCCCGCCGGCGTCCCCGTCACCACCGAGCTGGTGGCCGACCACTTGGCCCGGCGCCGGCTCGGCTACGGCCGCGGTGCCCGGATGAAGTTCGAGCAGGACGAGATCACCTTCCTCGGCGGTGTCCGTCACGGGTTGTCCCAGGGTTCGCCGATCGCGGTCATGATCGGCAACACCGAGTGGCCGAAGTGGGAGACGGTGATGTCGGCCGATCCGGTCGACCCGTCGCTGCTGAAGGAGACCGGTCGTAACGCGGCGCTGACGCGTCCGCGGCCCGGTCACGCGGACCTGGCGGGCATGCAGAAGTACGGCTTCTCCGAGGCCCGGCCGATCCTGGAGCGGGCCAGCGCCCGTGAGACCGCCGCCCGTGTCGCGCTCGGCGCGGTCGCCCGGTCCTTCATCAAGGAGGTCGCCGGCATCGAGATCGTCTCGCACGTGGTGGAACTGGCCTCCGCCAAGGCCCCGTACGGCGTGTACCCGACCCCCGCCGACGTGGAGCAGTTGGATGCCGACCCGGTGCGTTGCCTCGACGCGGACGCGAGCAAGGCGATGGTCGCCGAGATCGATCAGGCCCACAAGGACGGCGACACCTTGGGGGGAGTGGTGGAGGTGCTGGCGTACGGGGTGCCGGTCGGCCTCGGCTCGCACGTCCACTGGGACCGGCGTCTCGACGCCCGCCTCGCCGCCGCCCTCATGGGCATCCAGGCCATCAAGGGCGTCGAGGTCGGCGACGGCTTCGACCTCGCCCGGGTGCCGGGCTCGAAGGCGCACGACGAGATCGTCTCCACCCCCGAGGGCATCAGGCGCACCTCCGGCCGTTCCGGTGGTACCGAGGGTGGTCTGACCACCGGCGAGTTGCTGCGGGTCCGTGCCGCGATGAAGCCGATCGCGACCGTCCCGAAGGCCCTCGCGACGGTGGACGTGGCCACGGGTGAGGCGGCGGTGGCGCACCACCAGCGGTCCGACGTGTGCGCGGTGCCGGCCGCCGGCATCGTCGCCGAGGCCATGGTCGCCCTCGTGCTGGCCGACGCGGTCGTCGAGAAGTTCGGCGGTGACTCCGTCCCGGAGACCCGTCGCAACGTCCGCTCGTACCTCGACAACCTGCAGATCCGGTGA
- a CDS encoding shikimate kinase — protein sequence MTAGPLVVLVGPMGSGKSTVGALLAERLGVPFLDTDHEVERRTGRTVADIVTTDGEPSFRELEHEAVTRAAAEHTGVLALGGGAVLHAGTRALLAALPSVFLDVRVDEAMKRLGDGAGRPLLADGPQRSWEHLMADRRALYLGLARAVVPTDGRTPHEIERAVTEALELEKA from the coding sequence GTGACGGCCGGACCACTGGTCGTCCTCGTCGGACCCATGGGATCCGGCAAGTCCACGGTGGGGGCACTCCTCGCCGAGCGACTCGGCGTCCCCTTCCTCGACACCGACCACGAGGTGGAGCGCCGTACCGGCCGGACCGTCGCGGACATCGTCACCACCGACGGCGAGCCGTCCTTCCGCGAGCTGGAACACGAGGCGGTGACCCGCGCCGCCGCCGAACACACCGGCGTGCTCGCCCTCGGCGGCGGCGCCGTCCTGCACGCGGGCACGCGCGCCCTGTTGGCCGCGCTGCCCTCGGTCTTCCTCGACGTACGCGTCGACGAGGCGATGAAGCGCCTCGGTGACGGTGCGGGCCGACCGCTGCTCGCGGACGGTCCGCAGCGGAGCTGGGAGCACCTGATGGCGGACCGACGCGCCCTGTACCTCGGGCTCGCGCGGGCCGTCGTACCGACGGACGGCCGTACACCGCACGAGATCGAGCGTGCGGTCACCGAAGCATTGGAGCTGGAGAAGGCATGA
- a CDS encoding type II 3-dehydroquinate dehydratase, with amino-acid sequence MSGPNLGRLGSREPGIYGTTSYAELAETCRSLGKELGLDVDVRRSDDEAELIHWLHEAADLALPVVLNPAAFTHYSYALRDAVAQRTAPLIEVHLSNPHAREPFRHRSVISPVASGTIAGLGTDSYLLALWSLAGPDPRAGAEPAAAPGAGADR; translated from the coding sequence CTGAGCGGCCCGAACCTCGGCCGCCTCGGCTCCCGCGAGCCCGGGATCTACGGGACCACCTCGTACGCCGAACTCGCCGAGACCTGCCGCAGCCTCGGCAAGGAGCTCGGGCTCGACGTCGACGTCCGCCGGAGCGACGACGAGGCCGAGCTGATCCACTGGCTGCACGAGGCCGCCGACCTCGCCCTGCCCGTCGTCCTCAACCCGGCGGCCTTCACGCACTACTCCTACGCGCTGCGCGACGCGGTGGCCCAGCGCACGGCCCCGCTGATCGAGGTCCACCTGTCCAACCCGCACGCCCGCGAGCCGTTCCGGCACCGGTCGGTCATCTCCCCGGTCGCGAGCGGCACCATCGCCGGACTGGGCACGGACTCCTACCTGCTGGCCCTGTGGTCGCTCGCCGGGCCGGACCCGCGGGCCGGTGCCGAGCCGGCCGCCGCACCGGGCGCGGGAGCGGACCGTTGA
- a CDS encoding shikimate dehydrogenase — MSRRPRRAAVLGSPVAHSLSPALHSCAYRVLGLDHWSYDRHEVDEPALPGFLARLRDRAEGPTWAGLSLTMPLKRAVIPLLDEVTVRAAAVESVNTVLRTPDGRLTGDNTDIPGLVAALRERGVHRVESATVLGAGATAASALAALAELGSGPVTVCVRGPERAARMRAWGERLGVDVRTVAWERAGAALAAPLVLSTTPKGAADVLARAVPARPGALFDVVYDPWPTPLAAAWSAAGGPVLSGLDLLVHQATRQVELMTGRGPAPLARMRAVGSAALATAAAMC, encoded by the coding sequence TTGAGCCGGCGCCCGCGCCGGGCCGCCGTCCTCGGATCGCCCGTCGCCCACTCGCTCTCCCCGGCCCTCCACAGCTGCGCCTACCGGGTGCTCGGCCTCGACCACTGGTCCTACGACCGCCACGAGGTGGACGAGCCCGCCCTGCCCGGTTTCCTCGCCCGACTGCGTGACCGGGCCGAAGGCCCCACGTGGGCGGGCCTGTCGCTGACCATGCCGCTCAAGCGGGCCGTGATCCCGCTGCTGGACGAGGTCACCGTGCGCGCCGCCGCCGTGGAGAGCGTCAACACCGTACTGAGGACCCCCGACGGGAGGCTGACCGGCGACAACACCGACATCCCCGGTCTGGTCGCCGCCCTGCGCGAACGGGGCGTGCACCGGGTGGAGTCCGCCACCGTGCTCGGCGCGGGTGCCACCGCCGCCTCCGCGCTCGCCGCCCTCGCCGAGCTCGGCTCCGGCCCGGTCACCGTCTGCGTGCGTGGCCCCGAGCGCGCCGCCCGGATGCGCGCGTGGGGAGAGCGCCTCGGGGTGGACGTCCGGACGGTCGCCTGGGAGCGCGCCGGCGCCGCGCTGGCCGCGCCCCTGGTCCTGTCGACCACCCCCAAGGGGGCCGCCGACGTCCTCGCCCGCGCCGTCCCGGCCCGGCCCGGGGCCCTCTTCGACGTCGTCTACGACCCGTGGCCCACCCCACTCGCCGCGGCCTGGTCCGCCGCCGGTGGACCGGTTCTCAGCGGCCTCGACCTGCTCGTCCATCAGGCGACCCGCCAGGTCGAACTCATGACGGGCCGCGGCCCGGCCCCGCTCGCCCGGATGCGCGCGGTGGGCAGCGCGGCCCTGGCCACCGCCGCGGCGATGTGTTGA
- a CDS encoding CE1758 family FMN-dependent luciferase-like monooxygenase, whose translation MSAVQFGIFTIGDVTTDPTTGRRPTENQRIKMMAAMAVKAEEVGLDVFATGEHHNPPFVPSSPPTLLAYIAARTSEIILSTSTTLITTNDPVKIAEDYAMLQHLADGRLDLMMGRGNTPAVYPWFGQDLRRAIPLAAENYDLLHTLWRKENVSRQGTFRTPLQGFTSTPRPLDGVPPFVWHGSVRSAEVAEQAAFYGDGFFVNNIFAPTGHYKQLVEFYRERYAHHGHGTPQQAVVGLGGQTFLKARSQDAFKGFRPYFDRSPVYGGGASLEEVADRTPLTVGSPQQAIDKTLAFREIYGDYHRQLFHVDHAGIPLEAALEQIEILGTEVVPVLRKEMEAVRRPDVPDAPRHPSAPRA comes from the coding sequence ATGAGCGCAGTTCAGTTCGGGATCTTCACGATCGGGGACGTCACCACCGATCCGACGACCGGGCGCAGGCCGACCGAGAACCAGCGGATCAAGATGATGGCCGCCATGGCGGTGAAGGCCGAGGAGGTCGGGCTCGACGTGTTCGCCACCGGCGAGCACCACAATCCGCCCTTCGTGCCCTCGTCACCGCCGACGCTCCTCGCGTACATCGCGGCCCGCACGTCCGAGATCATCCTCTCCACCTCGACCACGCTGATCACGACCAACGACCCGGTGAAGATCGCCGAGGACTACGCGATGCTCCAGCACCTGGCCGACGGGCGGCTGGACCTCATGATGGGCCGGGGCAACACCCCGGCCGTCTACCCCTGGTTCGGTCAGGACCTGCGCCGGGCGATACCGCTCGCGGCCGAGAACTACGACCTGCTCCACACCCTGTGGCGGAAGGAGAACGTCAGCCGGCAGGGCACGTTCCGCACGCCGCTCCAGGGCTTCACCTCCACACCGCGCCCGCTGGACGGCGTACCGCCCTTCGTCTGGCACGGCTCGGTCCGCTCCGCCGAGGTCGCGGAGCAGGCCGCCTTCTACGGCGACGGCTTCTTCGTCAACAACATCTTCGCGCCGACCGGCCACTACAAGCAGCTCGTCGAGTTCTACCGCGAGCGGTACGCGCACCACGGCCACGGCACCCCGCAGCAGGCCGTCGTCGGCCTCGGGGGCCAGACCTTCCTCAAGGCCCGTTCCCAGGACGCCTTCAAGGGCTTCCGCCCCTACTTCGACCGCTCGCCGGTCTACGGGGGCGGCGCGTCCCTGGAGGAGGTCGCCGACCGGACCCCGCTGACCGTCGGCAGCCCGCAGCAGGCCATCGACAAGACGCTCGCCTTCCGCGAGATCTACGGTGACTACCACCGCCAGCTCTTCCACGTGGACCACGCGGGGATCCCGCTGGAGGCGGCGCTCGAACAGATCGAGATCCTCGGCACGGAGGTCGTGCCGGTGCTCCGCAAGGAGATGGAGGCGGTCCGCCGCCCGGACGTCCCGGACGCGCCCCGCCACCCCTCGGCCCCGCGCGCGTAG